A genomic segment from Glycine soja cultivar W05 chromosome 20, ASM419377v2, whole genome shotgun sequence encodes:
- the LOC114402403 gene encoding uncharacterized protein LOC114402403, with amino-acid sequence MPVSGHEETGVKSYAGKFSGLIAGVPIKKRRFPTIQPSSAPVSEEPYSLTEETELQRKENSSTSQGPTLPNAAGAPIKKRKFPYLQPSLEEASRSEESDPLRKEHSSTSPGSTLSPSSSGLSDANGIPALEDKKASTDVTNANMVQSNSCFLTPKREQSNVRTQSCTLDVMDSKEKILSQGSNKKLESQIIKGNPELLLAAKEGLALSIGADVSKQNVQDICKQETPLVSGSPGLSLSLKEHVLPAVASMENDGNRQKTEKAESVSLELSLSKEDCSTHSLNTDAKTDSDTTCVQSNRANWDLNTTMDAWEESGTEAGLVKTSIDGLKITDGSLDEKQLVCSTGMTLPTSVVSVKPMCEESHKEAFTFPSGPCGQQFKFLDSSILSLTPIQKYTEEPSRLSVKLNSGSAIPNVSLSSLASTVGDANTSSFRLVKPEPFDESSKKDLKEANASPVGSLDSVAVKQELVQPSTANSSKLSNVSNLMKVDAASVKLEPNHEGSQEGSNAALSKMDQLNKDLRQGSDNSSPSLAMPVMPETTQISAEADCAPVKPLYTKELSTSENIVSQIENSSLTDGVDVEKVCHGVCLNAEQVTIETVAMPMVGNGSKLNDPGLQTFSVRTEEENAADRDACRLKLMNEPPPVPRGNGEGCVSDEEKITLSTDMLEDDSYGSDCESDENRAVTIGVDTERYVEDDDYEDGEVREPLDPSTAEDTICEVREVEHPDCSNFVNKQMEKGMVSGDCPTSYQLVENDNITAIQSEINNEVVDMDIEMHERSGKVIDKSVCVQESLDDEKSNIAAHGANVLQMKALDLLDGKNVCEALVAESPSNQATNGSHGVDFQCADEVVKTADIVKQTDLDFETMEVSANADDAAKDVNNGGNPGRIIVLSRATSSSSPGKTRPISGRSLSSRAGRDVLSDSLDGDKLHRGRDEVFIDGPHKFSRERHQDISPRNSRFNFVRGRGRLNSRLDSVRSEWESDREFSGEFYNGPSQFRGPRPKYAPAFADTDMEYNNVAPDGSYVGNGRLGRKPLNDGSYIAPRRRSPGGRDGIQIGHRNPRNISPNRCIGDGSDLVGVRHNDKFMRGLPEDNMDAMFTRSQTFEGMDGRFTRGSRNFSSMQRRGPPRIRSKSPIRSRSRSPGPWSSPRRRSPRRRSPDGFGGHPELSHRRSPFYRVDRMRSPDRPVFPAERVVRRHGSPSFMSRPSNDMRDIDSARDHGHPRSGRILIRNRRFDVVDPRDRAENDDEYFGGPMHSGRLLELSGEGNGEDRRRFGERRGPVRSFRPPYNNNVGENFHLNAEDGPRHYRFCSDDSDFHERGGNNIRERDFDRRIKGRPANVPPRRTRNMDEQEENFRHGGGGGGQVWSDDSFDDISRVKRKRF; translated from the exons TTGGAAGAGGCTTCACGTTCAGAAGAAAGTGATCCCTTGCGAAAGGAACATTCAAGCACGTCACCGGGTTCAACTCTTTCTCCCAGTTCTTCTGGTTTATCTGATGCTAATGGAATCCCTGCGCTTGAAGATAAGAAAGCAAGTACTGATGTTACCAATGCTAACATGGTTCAAAGCAACTCTTGCTTCCTTACTCCCAAACGTGAGCAATCAAATGTCAGAACTCAATCATGTACTTTGGACGTCATGGATAGCAAAGAGAAGATTCTCAGTCAAGGTAGCAATAAAAAATTGGAATCCCAAATTATCAAAGGGAATCCTGAACTCTTATTGGCTGCAAAGGAAGGTCTTGCTCTTAGCATTGGAGCTGATGTAAGCAAACAAAATGTCCAAGATATTTGTAAACAAGAGACTCCTTTAGTTTCAGGAAGTCCTGGTTTATCTTTAAGCTTAAAGGAGCACGTCTTACCAGCTGTTGCAAGTATGGAGAATGATGGGAATCGTCAAAAAACAGAGAAAGCAGAATCTGTCTCGTTGGAATTATCTTTAAGCAAAGAAGACTGTAGTACTCACAGTTTAAATACTGATGCTAAAACTGATAGTGACACAACTTGTGTTCAATCTAACAGGGCAAACTGGGATCTGAATACTACAATGGATGCATGGGAAGAATCTGGGACTGAAGCTGGCTTGGTTAAAACAAGTATTGATGGGCTGAAAATTACTGATGGTTCACTTGATGAAAAGCAGTTAGTGTGCTCTACAGGGATGACGCTGCCAACAAGTGTTGTGTCTGTAAAGCCAATGTGTGAAGAGAGTCATAAAGAAGCTTTCACTTTTCCATCTGGACCGTGTGGACAGCAGTTTAAATTTCTCGACTCAAGTATTCTATCTCTTACACCTATTCAGAAATATACTGAGGAACCCTCAAGATTATCTGTTAAGCTGAATTCTGGTAGTGCTATTCCCAATGTGAGCTTGTCAAGTTTGGCTTCAACTGTGGGTGATGCAAATACTTCTAGTTTTAGGTTGGTAAAACCAGAACCATTTGATGAGAGCtcaaaaaaggatttgaaggaAGCTAATGCCTCTCCTGTGGGTTCATTAGATAGTGTTGCTGTTAAACAAGAACTTGTTCAGCCTTCCACTGCCAACTCTTCAAAGTTGTCAAATGTTAGCAATTTAATGAAAGTTGATGCTGCCTCTGTTAAACTGGAACCAAATCACGAGGGCAGTCAGGAAGGATCCAATGCTGCATTGAGTAAAATGGATCAGTTGAATAAAGATTTGCGACAAGGATCGGATAATTCTTCTCCTTCCTTGGCGATGCCAGTTATGCCAGAGACAACACAAATCTCTGCCGAGGCAGATTGTGCTCCAGTGAAACCATTGTATACAAAAGAGTTATCAACCAGTGAAAACATAGTAAGCCAGATTGAAAATTCTAGTCTTACGGATGGAGTCGATGTTGAGAAAGTTTGTCATGGTGTTTGTTTAAATGCCGAGCAGGTTACCATAGAAACAGTTGCTATGCCTATGGTTGGTAATGGTTCAAAGTTGAATGATCCTGGTCTGCAAACTTTTTCTGTTAGAACTGAGGAAGAAAATGCTGCTGATCGTGATGCTTGCAGACTGAAACTCATGAATGAGCCTCCACCTGTCCCACGAGGCAATGGTGAAGGCTGTGTAAGTGATGAAGAAAAGATAACCCTATCTACTGATATGTTAGAGGATGATTCTTACGGTTCTGATTGCGAGTCAGATGAGAATCGTGCTGTAACTATTGGTGTGGATACCGAACGgtatgttgaagatgatgattatgAAGATGGTGAGGTTCGAGAACCACTGGATCCTTCCACAGCAGAAGACACCATATGTGAGGTAAGAGAAGTAGAGCATCCTGACtgtagtaattttgtaaataaacagATGGAAAAAGGAATGGTGAGTGGCGATTGTCCCACTTCATATCAGTTGGTGGAAAATGACAATATTACTGCAATTCAAAGTGAAATAAATAATGAAGTTGTTGATATGGACATTGAAATGCATGAGAGGTCTGGTAAGGTCATTgataaaagtgtgtgtgtgcaaGAGTCATTGGATGATGAGAAGTCTAACATTGCTGCTCATGGTGCTAATGTTTTGCAAATGAAAGCATTAGATCTTTTAGATGGGAAAAATGTCTGTGAAGCTCTGGTGGCAGAATCACCTTCCAATCAAGCCACTAATGGAAGCCATGGGGTTGATTTCCAGTGTGCTGATGAGGTTGTCAAAACAGCTGACATAGTTAAACAAACTGACTTAGATTTTGAAACTATGGAAGTGTCTGCAAATGCTGATGATGCAGCCAAAGATGTTAATAATGGTGGTAATCCAGGGAGAATTATAGTTCTGTCTCGAGCTACTAGTTCTTCATCTCCTGGTAAAACTAGGCCCATTTCAGGCAGGTCACTGTCGTCTCGAGCTGGAAGAGATGTATTGTCTGACTCACTTGATGGGGATAAATTACACAGAGGAAG AGATGAAGTTTTCATTGATGGCCCTCACAAATTTTCTAGAGAAAGACATCAAGATATCTCCCCTAGAAACTCTAGATTTAACTTTGTGCGAGGTAGAGGAAGACTTAATAGTCGATTAGACTCAGTTCGTAGTGAATGGGAATCTGACCGTGAATTTTCTGGTGAGTTTTACAATGGTCCAAGTCAGTTTCGTGGGCCCAGGCCTAAGTATGCACCTGCTTTTGCCGATACCGATATGGAGTACAATAATGTTGCACCTGATGGGTCATATGTTGGTAATGGTCGATTAGGCAGAAAGCCATTGAATGATGGTTCTTACATTGCACCGAGGAGGCGTTCACCAGGAGGAAGAGATGGCATCCAAATTGGTCATAGAAATCCAAGAAACATTAGTCCAAATAGATGTATTGGAGATGGTTCAGACTTGGTTGGAGTGAGGCataatgataaatttatgaGAGGCTTGCCTGAGGATAATATGGATGCTATGTTCACCCGGTCCCAAACATTTGAGGGAATGGATGGTCGGTTTACGAGAGGGAGTAGGAATTTTTCTTCCATGCAGAGAAGGGGTCCTCCTCGAATTCGTTCCAAGTCACCCATCAGATCTAGGAGTCGCTCACCCGGTCCATGGTCATCTCCAAGAAGAAGGTCGCCTAGAAGAAGATCCCCTGATGGTTTTGGTGGACATCCAGAACTATCCCATAGAAGATCACCATTTTACAGGGTTGACAGAATGAGGTCCCCTGATCGTCCTGTTTTCCCTGCGGAGAGAGTGGTGAGGAGGCATGGCTCCCCCTCTTTTATGTCAAGACCTTCTAATGATATGAGGGACATTGATTCTGCAAGGGACCATGGTCATCCGAGGTCTGGTCGAATTTTAATCAGAAATAGGAGGTTTGATGTAGTAGATCCACGGGACCGTGCGGAAAATGATGATGAATACTTTGGGGGGCCCATGCATTCTGGTAGGTTACTTGAGCTTAGTGGTGAAGGAAATGGTGAGGATAGGAGAAGGTTTGGTGAGAGACGAGGACCTGTGCGTTCTTTCAGGCCTCCCTATAATAACAATGTTGGTGAGAATTTTCACCTTAATGCTGAAGACGGACCTAGACATTATAGATTCTGTTCAGATGATTCAGATTTTCATGAAAGAGGAGGCAACAACATAAGGGAAAGGGACTTTGACAGAAGAATCAAGGGCCGGCCAGCTAATGTGCCACCTAGAAGAACAAGAAATATGGATGaacaagaagagaatttcaggcatggtggtggtggtggtggacagGTTTGGAGTGATGACAGTTTTGATGATATTTCACGGGTGAAGAGGAAAAGATTTTGA